The proteins below come from a single Solea solea chromosome 6, fSolSol10.1, whole genome shotgun sequence genomic window:
- the LOC131460877 gene encoding glycerol-3-phosphate dehydrogenase [NAD(+)], cytoplasmic-like: protein MMAAPKKVCVIGSGNWGSAIAKIVGANAAKYDQFDTTVNMWVFEETIGGRKLSEIINTDHENVKYLPGHKLPPNVLAVPDLAESVKGTDILIFVVPHQFIQRVCDTIKDHIKKDVVGMSLIKGIDAGPQGLKLISEVIREKLGITMTVLMGANIANEVAEEKFCETTIGCRDKTHGPMLKDLMQTTNFRVTVVEESDVVEICGALKNIVAVGAGFCDGLGFGDNTKAAVIRLGLMEMIAFAKFFCTGCAVSPATFLESCGIADLITTCYGGRNRKIGEAFAKTGKTIEQLENELLNGQKLQGPATATEVHQILKQKNMVQKFPLFTAVYQICFNSHPVTEFINCLQNHPEHM, encoded by the exons ATGATGGCAGCGCCGAAGAAAGTCTGTGTTATTGGCTCTGGTAACTG GGGCTCTGCCATTGCCAAGATTGTGGGTGCTAATGCAGCCAAGTACGACCAGTTTGACACCACAGTGAACATGTGGGTGTTCGAGGAGACAATTGGTGGCCGTAAACTATCAGAAATCATCAACACAGAccatgaaaatgtgaaatatctTCCTGGTCACAAGCTGCCCCCCAATGTG ttGGCTGTGCCAGACTTGGCTGAGTCTGTGAAAGGGACGGACATCCTGATCTTTGTGGTCCCTCACCAATTCATTCAGAGAGTGTGCGACACCATCAAAGATCACATTAAGAAGGACGTTGTGGGAATGTCTCTTATCAAG GGTATTGACGCAGGTCCACAGGGTCTGAAGCTGATCTCAGAGGTTATCCGAGAAAAGCTGGGCATCACCATGACGGTCCTGATGGGAGCAAACATCGCCAACGAGGTTGCAGAGGAGAAGTTCTGTGAAACAACCATAG GGTGCAGGGACAAAACACACGGGCCCATGTTGAAGGACCTGATGCAGACCACCAACTTCCGTGTGACTGTGGTGGAAGAGTCGGACGTTGTTGAGATTTGTGGTGCTCTCAAG AACATCGTAGCAGTAGGAGCAGGTTTCTGTGATGGCCTGGGGTTCGGTGACAACACCAAGGCAGCGGTGATTCGTCTCGGCCTGATGGAGATGATTGCCTTCGCCAAGTTCTTCTGCACAGGCTGCGCTGTCTCCCCCGCCACCTTCCTGGAGAGCTGCGGCATTGCTGACCTCATCACGACCTGCTATGGCGGACGCAACCGCAAAATTGGGGAAGCTTTTGCCAAAACTGGAAAA ACCATTGAGCAGTTAGAGAACGAGCTGCTGAATGGACAGAAGCTTCAAGGACCAGCAACTGCAACTGAGGTCCACCAAATcctgaaacagaaaaacatggtGCAAAA GTTTCCTCTTTTCACTGCTGTTTACCAGATCTGCTTCAACAGCCACCCAGTCACAGAGTTTATCAACTGTTTGCAAAACCACCCAGAGCATATGTAA
- the smarcd1 gene encoding SWI/SNF-related matrix-associated actin-dependent regulator of chromatin subfamily D member 1, translated as MAARGGFQTAPTGGGGGSMGPGPPVPGAGPVMGPGTPTGRMGPSSAAQNHMYRSPMPGPGYPRPGMPPSSRMTPQGPAMGPPGYGGSPVSRPGMPGVMDPSRKRPAPQQIQQVQQQNRNQHTKKKKMADKILPQRIRELVPESQAYMDLLAFERKLDQTIMRKRLDIQEALKRPIKQKRKLRIFISNTFNPAKPDAEDGEGTVASWELRVEGRLLEDTAVSKYEATKQKRKFSSFFKSLVIELDKDLYGPDNHLVEWHRTATTQETDGFQVKRPGDVGVRCTVLLMLDYQPPQFKLDPRLARMLGIHTQTRPVIIQALWQYVKTHKLQDPHEREFINCDKYLQQIFETQRMKFSEIPQRLHALLMPPEPIIINHVISVDPNDQKKTACYDIDVEVDDTLKTQMNSFLLSTASQQEIAGLDNKIHETIETINQLKTQREFMLSFARDPQGFINDWLQSQCRDLKTMTDVVANPEEERRAEFYYQPWAQEAVCRYFYSKVQQRRQELEQALGIRNT; from the exons ATGGCGGCTCGAGGGGGGTTTCAGACGGCACCGACTGGTGGTGGCGGCGGATCAATGGGACCTGGACCACCGGTTCCGGGCGCAGGACCAGTCATGGGGCCCGGGACTCCAACTGGAAGGATGGGACCGTCATCGGCCGCGCAGAACCACATGTACCGCTCCCCGATGCCCGGGCCTGGATACCCG AGACCAGGCATGCCTCCATCCAGCCGTATGACCCCACAGGGACCAGCCATGGGCCCTCCAGGATATGGCGGCAGTCCCGTGTCTCGTCCTGGGATGCCAGGTGTTATGGATCCATCTCGTAAGAGGCCAGCGCCTCAGCAGATTCAGCAGGTTCAGCAGCAGAACCGCAACCAACA cacaaagaagaaaaagatggcTGATAAAATTCTACCTCAGAGG ATCAGGGAACTGGTCCCAGAGTCTCAGGCTTACATGGATCTGCTGGCTTTTGAGAGGAAGCTAGACCAGACCATCATGCGCAAAAGGCTGGACATTCAGGAGGCCCTCAAGAGGCCCATTAAG CAAAAGAGAAAGCTTCGTATCTTCATATCAAACACCTTCAACCCTGCGAAGCCAGATGCAGAGGATGGAGAAGGCACAGTTGCATCGTGGGAGCTACGTGTTGAGGGACGCCTGTTGGAAGAT acGGCTGTGTCTAAATATGAAGCCACCAAACAGAAAAGGAAGTTCTCTTCTTTCTTCAAGTCCCTAGTGATTGAGTTGGACAAGGACCTGTATGGTCCAGACAATCATCTTGTGGAA TGGCATAGGACTGCTACCACCCAGGAGACTGATGGTTTCCAGGTGAAGAGGCCTGGTGATGTGGGTGTTCGCTGCACCGTCCTGCTCATGCTTGACTACCAG CCCCCGCAGTTCAAGCTGGACCCCCGACTGGCCCGTATGCTGGGCATCCACACCCAGACCAGACCTGTCATAATCCAGGCCCTGTGGCAGTATGTCAAGACCCACAAACTCCAGGACCCTCATGAGCGGGAGTTCATCAACTGTGACAAGTACCTGCAGCAG ATTTTTGAAACTCAGCGTATGAAGTTCTCTGAGATTCCTCAGCGCTTGCATGCACTCCTGATGCCTCCAGAGCCTATCATCATCAACCATGTGATCAG CGTGGACCCCAATGACCAAAAGAAGACTGCTTGTTATGACATCGATGTGGAGGTGGACGACACACTGAAGACCCAGATGAACTCTTTCTTACTCTCCACAGCCAGTCAGCAGGAAATAGCGGGGCTGGACAACAAG ATCCATGAAACCATCGAGACCATTAACCAACTGAAGACCCAGAGAGAGTTCATGCTGAGCTTTGCCAGAGATCCTCAGGGCTTTATCAATGACTGGTTGCAGTCCCAGTGCAGAGACCTCAAG ACCATGACGGATGTGGTTGCAAACCCAGAAGAAGAGCGGAGGGCTGAGTTTTATTATCAGCCATGGGCTCAGGAGGCCGTCTGTCGCTACTTCTACTCCAAG GTCCAGCAGAGGCGACAGGAGCTGGAGCAGGCGCTCGGTATCAGAAACAcctaa